The nucleotide sequence CACCGCGAATAGCCTGTCCCTGCTGGAAACCACCCACCTCTGTCAGGAAATTACCGGTAAACGGATTGAAATCCGGTCGGTGTTAGAAGAACGCCCTGGAGATATGCCTGTTTTCATCACTGATTCTGCAAAGGTGATTCAACAAACGGGCTGGAAACCGATGAAAGCCCCCCTCACAACCTTGCAGGAAATCTATGACTGGATTGTACAAAACGAGGAAACATTAAGAACCGTTTTACTGTAGAGTAGTTTTTGGGTAAAGAAGTGTATCTGGCAGCCTGTTTTGGCTGATTGGTCCAGGATCAGTCCCACCCCCCTGACAGCCAGATGGCGATTGCCCCCCTTCCAGTGAAATGCTGAATCAAACATCCTGGCATCGCTCCCCTCTGGTTGTATTTCTGGTTGCTATTCTGGCAGCCCTGCTGACAACTTTATGGCTGCTTGGCAGTAGTGTGGGAGCAGACCGGGTGCTGGCTCCCAGGGCTTCTGATTATCCAGTGACAGAAAATTTCCAGTTAGATGCTCAGATTCCAGTTAGACGCAGTTCACTGAGAAAGCTGAAATCTCGCAGTCAGGATATTTTGCGCTGGGATTCCTGGGGCAGTGAGTCTGCCAATCAAGGAAAACTGGTTTCGCCTTCCTTCAAAGCACCGCCTATCTTGAGCCTGTATGTGGCTGGCTGGCCCAATGTCCCTGGCAACAGGCTATATCTGGAGCAGGTCGATACGGGTGAACAGCAAGACCTGAAGATTGGCAACATCGGCGGACGGTGGGAAGAAATTCAATGGTGGCTGCCCCGTTCCTGGCAGGGGCAGCCTGTTCGCCTGGTGGCAATTGATGGGAATGCAGATGCTGCCGGATGGATGGGGGTCAGTTCGCCAATCCAGACCAGTCTCTCTCACTTTCTGGGCAGTCAGGTGAAACGGTTGGATATGGTCCCGCTTTACACCCTCCAATTTGCCCTGTTTCTTGTTGTGGGGTTGGTGCCAGCGATCGTTTTAGTCCAGCACTGGTGTCTCCACCCGGCGTTAATCCTGATGCTGACAATCACGGTCAGTGCGCTGGTTGGCTATCTGAATTTCTGGGTTTATTTTTTCAACCATATCGCTGGCGCTGTTTTTAGTGTGATGGTTCTGTTGCTCAGCATTGGGCAAACGGTGCGCCTGAGTCGTCGGGAAGGGTTCAAACGGATAGCCCTCTCCGTGGATCTGGGATTTCCAGTCGCCCTGATGTTTCTGGTCGGCTTGCTCTACACCACTGTTCTGTACAGTATCCATCCTGGAGAAGCCCCCGATACATTACCGCAACTGCGATTTTTTCCAATTTTTCCACCGGACAATCTTCTACCCAAGATCTTTGCAGACCGATTGTATGAAGGGGTAGACCCCAGACCCCTGTTGGGGGAATGGCTGAGTAGCGATCGCCCCCCTCTGCAAACCGGGATGGTGTTGTTGCAGTATCCGCTCATCAAGTTACTGGGTGTCCAGGGAGGACTGGGTTATCAGTTACTCAGCACGATTGCCCAGTGTTCCTGGGTGGCTGCCCTCTGGTGCCTGTGCCGCATTTTAGGATGTACCGGCTGGCAGATTGCGATCGTAAACACCTTTGCCATCGTTTCCAGCCTGTTCTTCTTTCACAGTATCTATGTCTGGCCCAAGCTGATTGCAGGCTCCCTGGTGGTTTTCGGATTTGTTCTGCTGGTGCAATCTGTGTTTGAAACTCGCCGACCGACAACCGTTGAAATCATACTGGCAACGACTGCCACTGGTTTAGGAATGCTTGCCCACGGTGGAGTGGTGTTTGCCATACCAGCGATCGCCCTGATGGTGTTACTCCGTCCTCGCTGTTTTCCCCATATCCAGCAGATTGTGCTTTCCTGCCTGATTTTTGCCATCTTGCTGGCTCCCTGGGGGGCTTATCAAAAGTTGTATGAGCCACCGGGGAACCGCCTGGTGAAATGGCATATTGCCGGTGTGGTCGAGATTGACCCGCGCCCGACGGGACAGGCAATTATGGAGTCCTACCAGAGCCTCAGTCTGACCCAGATTGCGGCCAACAAATGGGAGAATGTGAAGACCATTCTGGGTTCTTTACCGCGTCCCGGTGAACCTCCGGCGGTTGTGCGTGAGCATGAATTTTTTAGCTTCATTCGCAGCCTGGGTGTCCTGAACCTGGGTTGGGTGCTGTTGCCAATCTTTTTCCGTTCAAAGCGGTTTCATTGTGGGGTTGAGCGCAAACATATCGGGACGCTTTTTGCCGTTGGTGTGGGTGGTTTAGTGTTTTGGATATTCGCCATGTTTGGTCCTGCGACAACCGGAGTTCAGTCTGCATCCTTTGCCACCATTATGATCCTGTTTACAGGGCTGGCAGTCCTGTTAACGGGTCTACCCCGCCGGGTTGTCTATGGATTGCTTGCCTTCCAGGGGGCAGTGTTTAAATTTAACTGGATCATTGCAACCACCTTTATTGCCCCCAATCAGTTTATGGTTGCACCTGATCTGCTGATGCTGGTCACTTCAGCGATCGCCACGGGTCTCCTGAGTTCTCTACTTTATAAACTTTCCCGTTCTCCTACCTTCCCTGTCCATCTCGCTCTTGCTCAGGAATGAGGATTTTATAATCTGAAATTTCACCCCAGAGGCACGGAGAACACAGAGCTATTCCTCGGTGCCCTCTGTGTCTCTGTGGTAAAACCCTAAGTTTTTCGGTTGATTGAATTACAATTCTCTATCCCCTTGTCCCCCGTCTCCTGTCCCTTGCTGCTTGCTTAAATCCATACCCCTCAGAAAACTCACACCAGACTCCCATCATCAGGGTCTTTACTTACTACTCAATGGAGGATTGCTCAACAAATGCCCACTGTACTGGTCACAGGTTCTGCCGGATTGATTGGCTCAGAAGCGGTTCATTTCTTCGCCCGCCAGGGGTTTAACGTTGTGGGGATTGATAACGATCTGCGATCGCACTTTTTTGGTGCATCGGCTTCAACTCAATGGAATCGGGATTTGCTGAAGGACAAATACGGCGACCAGTACTGCCACTATGACCTGGATATTCGCGATCGGGAAGCGATTGAAACCCTGTTCAGGGACTATTCCAGCGATATTGACCTGATCATTCATACGGCAGCTCAACCGTCCCATGACTGGGCAGCCAGTGATCCCTATATGGACTTCACAGTGAATGCCAACGGCACGCTGGTCCTCCTAGAAGCCACCCGCCAATACTGCCCTGATGCCGTCTTTATCTTCACCTCAACCAACAAAGTTTACGGCGACACCCCCAACTTCCTGCCCCTGCAAGAACTGGAAACTCGCTGGGAAATTGACCCCCAGCACCCATTCTGGGTAGGCATCGATGAGTCAATGTCCATTGACCATTCCAAGCACTCCCTGTTTGGTGCCTCAAAGGTGGCAGCAGATGTCCTCGTTCAGGAGTATGGGCGCTACTTTGGCATGAAAACCGCCAGCTTTCGGGGTGGGTGTCTCACTGGACCGGCTCACTCCGGGGCACAGTTGCACGGGTTTCTGGCCTATCTGATGCGCTGCACAATTTGCTCTGAACCTTACACCATCTTTGGTTACAAGGGAAAGCAGGTACGGGATAACATTCACAGTTTTGATCTGGTGAATGCTTTCTATCACTTTTACCAGAACCCCCGTAGCGGAGAAGTCTATAACATGGGCGGTTCCCGCCATAGCAACTGCTCCATGCTGGAGGCGATCGCCATCTGTGAAACCCTTGCCGGCAAAAAGTTGCAGTATTCCTACGCGGAAAATAACCGTTCAGGCGATCACATCTGGTACATTTCCGATGTTCGCAAGTTTCAGTCCCACTATCCTGAGTGGAAGTATGAATATAATCTGGACATGATTCTGCAAGATATCTATCACGCTCAGGTGGCTAGGCTGGCTTAGATGCGATCGTAAATAACTGCGCTCCTAAAAGCTTCCACACAATCGGCAACTTGAGATAGATTTCCAGTAGAAGCGGAGATGAAGGGCGCCCCTTTGTGGAAAACGGCAGAAACCTGGGAATCATCACGTCAATTCTGAAGCCAATGGTTTTCAGGACTTCTTCCAGCGAGATATGGGTAATTGGCAAATGGTGATCAATAAAGTCATAGTATTCCCTGAATGAATACTTGAAGTTTGGTTGGATCACCAGTAGTTTTCCTCCAGGATTGAGGTGTTCATAGCAAAATGCCAGCACTTCAATCAATTCTTCTTTGCTGCGTAAATGCTCAAAAAAGTTGGAAACAAAGATGCGATCGAACTTCTTAGATAACGTTTTTCGTTGCTCAAAATCCAGCACATCTATATTCATGACCTGCACATCCGGATCGGCAAAGTGCTTCGCATCCGGGTTCAGATCAATCAAGTACTTTTCCCGTGCCTGCACCTGATTGATAAATTCACAGTACCCCCCACCAATATCTAAAACAACAGCATCTCTACCAACGTATTGTTGCAGAAACTGTTGAATTAATACCTTCCAAAGCTTTGCTTTAGCCTGTTGTTCCTGAAGGTTAAAGCGATTGGAGTACAGCTTTGCAAGGTATTCCTGCTGTTGCATAATACAAGATCTGGGTAAACATCTGCCCTAGACTAGCATTGACCACCTTTTAGAGAAAAGATGCTTCAGAAATCATCCTATGAACCAGTCTGATCCCGTAGTGTCTGTGATTATGCCCTGTTATAACCAGGGCAGGTATCTGGATGAAGCGGTAGAAAGCGTCCTTGCCCAGACCTACCACAACTTTGAAATTATTGTGATCAACGACGGTTCCACGGATGCTGAAACCATCGAGATTCTACGGGATTATCAAAAACCAGGGGTTTCCATCCTCCACACTGACAATCGGGGCCCTGCCTCTGCCCGCAATACGGGGATTCAGCAGGCACGCGGACAGTACATTTTGCCTCTGGATGCCGACGATCGCATCGCTCCGACCTATTTAGAACAGGCCGTGAACATTCTGGATGGGAACTCCAATGTGGGCATCGTTTACTGCGAAGCCGAATTTTTTGGCGAGAAAACAGGCAAATTTGACCTGCCTGGATTCAACTTTCCGGGCATTCTACTGGGCAACATGATCTTCAACTCCAGCTTCTACAGAAAAACTGATTGGGAGAAAGTGGGAGGCTACAGAGACAACTATCGTGGCTGGGAAGACTATGACTTCTGGCTTTCTCTGCTTGAACTGGGTCGGGAGGTTATCCGTATTCCTGAGACCCTTTACTTCTACCGGCAAATTAATACTTCCAGAAGTAATTCCATGAACCGCCAAAACTGGGTAGAAGACTACACCCGCCTGTTCCAGAACCACCCCAATCTCTATATCCCCAACATCAATATCCTGTTTGAGCACATTGTTGATTTGCGGGAAGATATCCATCAAACCCATTCCCGTCTGGCTCAGGCTTTGCAGCAACTCCAGGAATCAGAACACCAACGGTTACAGGCAGAAGCCCAACTTTCTGCCGTACTCAGCAGTAAGTTTGGACGGTTGTATACTTGGTGGGGCAGGTTTAAGGCAAAGCTAGCAGAGAGCAGCAGACAACCATGAAGGCTTCCAGCATCACTGCAAAGGTAGGAAAGCTGTTTAAGGTCTGGCAAGAACGGGGGACATACGGGCTTCTGAAATTTCTTTATCGGCGTTCCAGAGAGGCGCTGAAGGGCAAGTTTACTTATGACCAGTGGGTTGCCAGAACCCGTCTCACCTGGCTGGATCTTCAGAAGGCACAGCGTCAAATGGAGCAGTGGCAGCATCGCCCTCAATTTTCAGTGATTCTGCCCGTCTACAACGTCGAAGCGAAATGGTTGGAGAAAGCGATTCAGTCTGTGCGGAACCAAATCTATCCCGATTGGGAACTGTGCATTGCCGATGATGCGTCCTCCCAACCCCACATCAAACCCCTGCTGACGCGCTACAGCAAGCTGGATTCCCGCATTAAAGTGGTCTTTCGGTCGGAAAACGGTAATATCGTTGCCACCAGCAACGATGCCCTGGCAATGGCGACGGGGGATTACATTGCTCTGTTAGACCACGATGATGAGTTAGCGATCGATGCCCTGTTTGAAGTCGCCAGACTGATTAATCAACACCCGGACGCTGATTTTATCTATACGGATGAGGACAAGATCGACACCCAGGGCAACCGCAAAGACCCCTTCTTTAAGCCCGACTGGTCCCCTGACTACTTCCATGCCTGTATGTATACCTGCCACCTGGGCGTTTATCGTACCCGTCTGATTCGGGAAATTGGCGGTTTTCGCCCCGGTTATGATGGCTCCCAGGACTACGATCTGGTTCTGCGGGTAGTTGAGAAAACCCAAAACATTTATCACATTCCCAAAGTCCTCTACCACTGGCGGATTATCCCGGCTTCTGTCACCGCTGGCGGCGAACAGGCAAAACCCTGGGCATATATTGCTGCCCGCAAAGCCTTAGAGGACATGCTGGCACGCAGTCCCTATCCTGGTTGGGTCGAACCCACAGACAGGGCTGGCTTCTGGCGGGTGAGGCGGCATATCGTGGGTACACCGTTAATCAGCATCATCATTCCCAGCGCGGGGAGAGTGGTGGATACACCAAAGGGGGTGCTGAACGTCCTGGAAAATTGCATTCAAAGCATTCAACGCAGCACCTACCAGAATTTTGAAATTGTGGTGGTGGATGGCTACGACATCCCGGAGCCGACCTTGCAGACCCTGACGCAGCCGGCTGAAACTGGCGATTCGCGGATTCGGCTGGTTCGTTGCGCCGAGCCGTTTAACTTTGCCCAGCGGATTAACCTGGGGGTCGCCAGTGCCCGTGGGGAGTTCTTACTATTGTTGAACGATGATACCGAAGTAATCACAACCGACTGGCTGGAATCGATGCTGGAATTTGCCCAACAAACGGAGATTGGTGCCGTTGGGGCAAAACTGCTGTTTCCTGATGGCAGAATTCAACATGCCGGAGTGATGGTATTGGAAGGAAACGCAGGTCATGCCTATCACGGATTTGATGGCGATCACCCTGGTTACTTTTGTTCCAATGTGGTTAACCGTAATTACCTGGGAGTCACCGCTGCCTGCCTGATGATGCGGCGAGATTTATTTTTGGAGTTGGGTGGCATGGACGAACAGTTTCCCCTCAACTATAACGATGTCGATCTTTGTCTGAAGCTTCATCAGGCGGGTTACCGGAATGTTGTTACACCCTACGTGCAATTGATCCATTATGAGTCAGCCAGTCGTCCTCAAGGGCTGAATCCAAAGGAATGGGAAAATCTGAACAAGAAGTGGGGAGACTACTTTAACAAGCTCAAGTATGACCCCTATTACAACCCCAACCTTTCCTATCGGGCGGTGACCTTTGAGCTGATGTAGTATCCAGTCCAGCATCATAGACGTTCCCGGTCAACCCTCACAAGTCCCTCAACTTTTCCTAGGATAGTTTAAGGAGAGTGCGCCGATACTCCAACTGTTGCAGTGCGAGTGGAGTCATGAAACAATCACCTCAACCCCTGTCCAACTACCTGGACAAGCCACGCAAACCGGATGGAAAAGGGGAACAGTCGATCCCCCCTCGACGCCGATTGCCGCTGAAGAAAATTGGGTATATTTCCGCCGGTGTTGCCACGGTGCTTCTGCTGATTTGGGCGTTTCGCCCCGCACCTGTTTTCGTTGATGTGGGACAGGTGCAGCGAGGTGAATTGCAGGTTACGGTGAATGCGGAAGGGAAAACCCGTGTCCGCGATCGCTTTGTGATTGCTTCAGAAACAGATGGACACCTGGCACGCATTACTCTGAATGAAGGCGATCCGGTGACCCCCGGTATGGTGGTAGCGCGAATTGACCCGTTACCCTCGGATGCAGCAGTTCAGGCAGCCCTTGGACGGTTAGCAGAGTGGAAGGCCCAGCGGGCAGGGGTGGAAACTCAACGCCCAAAGGCGGAAAGCGTTGAGCAGGCCCGCACCCGCATCCGTTCGGCTGAAGCCAGACAACGGCAGTCAGAAGCCAGGGTGATTCAGACACGGGCAGCACTGGAGCAGGCACAGCGCGATCGCGATCGGGCTATGCAACTGGAGGCGACGGGAGCCATTTCCCGGCAGAGTCGGGAAGCGGCTGAACTGAATGCAACCACCCGGGCAAAAGAACTGGAAACGGCACTTCTGGCAGCTAAAGCGGATGCTTCAGAGGTGGAGGTGGCTAAAGCGGCGCTTGCCGTCGTGCAACAGGAGCGGAAAGATCCAGATTACCTGCTCAAAGTTTACGATGCTCGCATTGCCAGCACAGAGGCAGAACTGTCCAAATTACGGGATGAAGCAGCGCGGACCGATATTCGCTCTCCCGCGGCTGGCAGGGTATTGCGAATTCATCAAAAAAGTGCCCAGTTTGTAAACAGTGGGACGCCCCTCCTGGACATTGGCAATCCCGCCAGACTGGAACTGGTGATTGATGTGCTTTCCTCGGATGCGGAGAAGATTCAACCCGGTCATCCCATTCTGCTGGGTCAGGGACGCCATTCAGGTTCAACTGAGCAGCCAATTCAAGCCAGAGTGCGCCTGGTAGAGCCATCTGCTTTTACTAAGGTGTCTGCCCTGGGTGTGGAAGAACAGCGTGTTAATGTAATTGGTGATTTTGTCAACGCTGCTCAGTCCCTGGGGGATGGCTTTCGAGTGGACACCCGAATAGTCATCTGGGAGGGGAAAAATAGTCTGAAAACGCCCATCAGTTCACTGTTTCGCTGCCAGCAATCTGCCTGGTGCGTGTTTGTGGTGGAGAATGGTAGAGCCAGCCAGCGACAGATTGTGATTGGGCAACGCAGCGATCGCGAAGCCGAGGTGCGCCAGGGTTTAAACCCGGGAGAACTGGTGATTCTCCACCCCACTGAACAGGTCAGGGACGGCGTTCGAGTCAGGGCGCGATCGCAAGAGCGGTAGTTTAGATGATTAGCTGGACTTTATAGCCTGGAAACAAGGTGGTCTCAAAGTTCATGCATTCAGTTTATGCATTTCGAGCGTGATTAAAGAGAATTAAGAAGAAAGACTCTCAACAAACCTGTTCAGGAGTTGAAATGCCATCCTGAATGTTGGATTTGCAATTTTAGACTGTAGAAGCTCTATGGCGCAAAGCGTTCAATCGGGTATCGGCCTCATCCTCTGTTGAAGTCAATATATCTTTCAGCCTTACTCAGCACAGCCGTTCTGTTATCAACAGCAACCTGATCAGACTATCCAAACAACCTGGCTGGATAGAGTCTAACCGCTCTCACAAAGGTTCCAGAGGCTTTAACAGAACCCCGCAAGAAATCGGTTCATGATTTAATCCCCTGAAATCTGAGTCATGGCTCCGCCTTGTTAACAAAAGTTAACTTGATCTTATTGCGAAAGATTCTAATCTAAGGAAGGGTGTTTTTTATTGAAAGTAAATCTCAATAAGTCACCCGGATTCCAATTCCTTTATCTATTCCTGAATCGGAAAGCAGATTGCTCTGATCAATGCATGAACAGGGCTGAGGATGATTTGCAATTAAAAAGGAGCAAACTCAATGCAAGAACATGCCATGCAAACTTATGGCAATCCCAATGTCAAATATGACTGGTGGGCTGGCAATGCCCGCTTTGCGGATTTATCGGGACTGTTTATTGTTGCCCATGTGGCTCAGGCAGCATTAATTACCTTCTGGGCAGGTTCCTTTACCCTGTTTGAACTCTCACGCTACACTCCCGATATTCCAATGGGAGAGCAGGGCTTAATTTTATTGCCCCACCTGGCAACGCTGGGTTTTGGCGTTGGCGAAGGAGGACGAGTGGTTAGCACCTATCCCTATTTTGTGATTGGAGTTATCCACATGATCTCATCCGCAGTTTTTGGGGCGGGTGCTCTTTTCCATAGTTTCAAAGCTCCCAATAACTTAAAGGATGTTCCGGGGCGTGGTCGTCTGTATCACTTTGAGTGGGACGATCCAGCAAAGCTGGGCATGATTCTGGGGCATCATCTGCTGGTTCTGGGCATCGGTGCTTTCTTGCTGGTCGGGAAAGCGATGTACTGGGGCGGGCTTTACGATTCCACAATTCAAAACGTCCGTCTGGTCACAAACCCAACCCTGGATCCGCTGGTGATCTATGGCTATCAGACCCACTTTGCCAGTATCAGCAGTCTGGAAGATCTGGTCGGTGGTCATATTTATGTAGGCTTGTTGCTGATTGCGGGCGGCATCTGGCACATTCTGGTACCACCCCTGTCCTGGGCAAGAAAGGTTCTGATCTTCTCTGGAGAAGCGATTCTGGCTTATTCCCTGGGTGGTATTGCCCTCTGTGGGTTTGTGGCGGCTTATTTCTGTGCTGTGAACACCCTGGCCTATCCGGTTGAGTTTTATGGTCCTGTGTTGAATGTCAAATTGGGCATCACGCCCTATTTTGCCGATACCGCACAGTTGCCAATGGGTGCTCACACCTCCCGTGCCTGGTTAGCGAACACCCATTTCTTCCTGGCGTTCTTCTTTCTGCAAGGGCATCTCTGGCACGCCCTGCGGGCAATGGGGTTTGATTTTCGACGGGTTGAACAGGCTCTGAATGAAGTTGGCAGTGAGCCATCCACTGCGTCATCGATCAAAACCCAGGAGGCAGCGGCTGTTGCCAGTAAGTAGTTCCCGGTAGTCTGTCAAATGAACTTTGATGGGTAGCTGAATGACAGAAAGCTGGCCAGGGTTAAATTTTGTGGGTCTGCGACCCGTCAAAATTTTCCTGGCAGAACACCAGGATGGGTCAGGCATTAGCCTGAGGCATCAATTTCCCTGACAACAGTGAGGTTGACAATGGTGCAGTGTGTTTTGCTAACCCATCCTTCAAAACTACAGGGCGCTGCTGAAAGCTGTATGAATTGGAACGAAGCTTCAATTCATACACCCTCTAATTCATACCCAGATTCAGCAACGCCCCAAAACTACAGAGTCTGGATGTTGTTTAACCAATATCCCTGAGTATTGCTGTGATGTCTACGGTTGTAGACAATTCCTGCAACCGTAGATCTTTCTGACTTGTAAAGAGTTGTCGTAATCAGGAAGGAGTCAATATGTCTAAAGTGGGTTTGTTTTTTGGAACTCAAACAGGCACTACTGAGGAAATTGCTGAAAAAATTCAACAGGAACTGGGGGGAGACAGTGTGGTCACTCTGCATGACATTTCGAGTGCAGATCCTGGTGATTTCGCAGAGTATGACTGCATCATTATTGGTTGCCCTACCTGGGATATCGGGCAATTGCAGAGCGATTGGGAAAACTTTTATGAAAATGATCTGGGCAAGATTGACTTCAACGGCAAGAAGGTTGCCTATTTTGGAGCGGGTGATCAGTATGGCTACGCCGATAATTTCCAGGATGCGATCGGCATTTTAGAAGACAAAATTTCATCTCTGGGTGGTAAGACGGTTGGCTACTGGCCAACTGATGGCTATGAATTTGATGGGTCGAGAGCAGTCAGGAATGGCAAATTTGTTGGACTGGCGATCGACGAAACCAATCAATCCGAATTGACTGACGATCGCATCAAAGCCTGGACAAGCCAGTTGAAGCAGGAATTTGGACTATAGGAAACCTCAAGGCTGCATTCATCCACTACGTTCTGCTATTGCAACCGAAAATCAATTGACCCCATGATTAATACATTGGATGCCCTCTGGATCTGTACCAGTCCCAGTTTGAACTATCTGGATCAACCACTGCTTAAGGAACTGGCACAATCCATCACGATCGCCAACTGGGAATACCAGCAATCTCCAGATGAACCCTGTTCACTCCAGGTGGCCGTGACCTTCTTACATGATTATTTAAAGACCCGTAATCGCCCAATTCATTTACTGGGGCATGGAATGGGTGGGGTGGTGGGGTTGACCTATGCCAGCCAATTTCCAGAACGGGTGCAATCGCTGACGCTACTGTCAGTCGCCCATCAACCCGCGATTACCTGGCACGCCCATTACTATGTGCAACGACAGCTATTTCCCTGTAGCCGCAAACGGCTTCTGGTGCATACTGCCTGTAATTTATTTGGCAATCAGTTGCCGCGTCCAGAGGATCGGTTGCTGACAGCCCTGAATCGCGATCTGGAAACCGCTCTGTGTTTGCATTCGTTACTGGGAATCACCCAACTACCCCAGGGCGGGGTTTCCATGCCCCTCCTGGTCTGTGGCAGTACAACGGATTCTATTGTTGCCCCCCCTGCAATCCAGGGCTGGAGGCAGTGGCTGAAACCAGAGGATGCTCTGTGGCAATGTCCCGATGGGCGACATTTCTTTCACTACTTCTATCCCCAGGTGGTGGCAGAGCGAATTCTGGAGTTTTGGCGATCGCTCCTGTTGAAGCAAAAGACGCTGGCTTCAATGGATACCCCCATCAGTTGCTCTGGTAAAGCCGTCTAGAACGCCGGTACAGAATCGGATTTCTTCTACGGATACCCAGGTTTCTTGAATGTCTCACAAGAAATCCGATTTCCTGGAGTTCTGAACCGATGCTCCAGAACTGCCCCACTAAATCTTTACCGAACCCACCGCACCTGTGGAGCAAAATTTTATGACCCGATCACAGCCGATGCTGCCTCAACACCACATCCCTCTCATGCGTAGATTTAAGCGCCGGGAGGCTATTCCACTGAACCAGGGAAGCCTCTGGAAAATTGAGAAAGGATCGGTCCATGCCTTTACGCTGTCTGATACAGGCACTATCATTTCGCTCGGTTTTTGGAGTGCCGGAGATGTTATCGGGCAATATCTTACCTGCATTCAGCCCTATCAGGTGGAATGTTTGACGGATGTGGAAATCTATTCCCTACTCCCCAGTGAATGCTGGAACCTGAACCAGGTGATGCTGTCACACATTCAGCAAATGCAAGAATTACTGCGAATTCGAAGTGGACAAATTCAGCAACGGTTACGACAATTCCTGGAATGGATGGCTTATAAATTTGGCCGGGAAACCGATCAGGGAAAATTAATCGAATTACGCCTCACCCATCAGGATATGGCAGATGTCATCGGTACAACCCGCGTCACGATTACCCGGCTTCTGCATCAGTTGGAAGAATCAGGAGAAATCCATCTAACCAGAAAAAACTACATCCTGCTCCATCGTCATTCGCCATTGTGAAAAAGCCAGAACGATTCTGGCCGCATTGAGCCAGGGGACCCCGTACTGGCAACTAATGTTCCGTCAGGAGAATTTTGAAAGTCGCAGACCCTCAAAATTTAACCCTATCCCTGGTATGTCAACATTAAATGACCGTGCCATGATGGGAAAGAGGTAGATGGTTTCCCTGGATTCTATGCAGCTTCAAATGGAATTGGTATAAGTCCGCGATCGCCATGACGACTCTGGTCAATCTGACTTCCGTTCTACCCAGAC is from Leptothermofonsia sichuanensis E412 and encodes:
- the fldA gene encoding flavodoxin FldA, which translates into the protein MSKVGLFFGTQTGTTEEIAEKIQQELGGDSVVTLHDISSADPGDFAEYDCIIIGCPTWDIGQLQSDWENFYENDLGKIDFNGKKVAYFGAGDQYGYADNFQDAIGILEDKISSLGGKTVGYWPTDGYEFDGSRAVRNGKFVGLAIDETNQSELTDDRIKAWTSQLKQEFGL
- a CDS encoding alpha/beta fold hydrolase, which produces MINTLDALWICTSPSLNYLDQPLLKELAQSITIANWEYQQSPDEPCSLQVAVTFLHDYLKTRNRPIHLLGHGMGGVVGLTYASQFPERVQSLTLLSVAHQPAITWHAHYYVQRQLFPCSRKRLLVHTACNLFGNQLPRPEDRLLTALNRDLETALCLHSLLGITQLPQGGVSMPLLVCGSTTDSIVAPPAIQGWRQWLKPEDALWQCPDGRHFFHYFYPQVVAERILEFWRSLLLKQKTLASMDTPISCSGKAV
- a CDS encoding Crp/Fnr family transcriptional regulator, translated to MRRFKRREAIPLNQGSLWKIEKGSVHAFTLSDTGTIISLGFWSAGDVIGQYLTCIQPYQVECLTDVEIYSLLPSECWNLNQVMLSHIQQMQELLRIRSGQIQQRLRQFLEWMAYKFGRETDQGKLIELRLTHQDMADVIGTTRVTITRLLHQLEESGEIHLTRKNYILLHRHSPL